TACGCGATTTTATCCAAGCAAATCCGTAAAGATAGGTTTGTGAATAAGTTAACGGCTTCGCCCAAACCAAGCAAGCTTGAGGCTATTGCTATTCAAGTTGCACAAGATAGCAATGAGAGCCATAAGAGGTGGGAAACAGGATTACCGCCAAATTCATTCCGATACAATCCGAGTCTTTCTAGGAATATTTCCAAATATCCCTTCGGGACTTCATACTTAATGTCTTTTTCCCACATCAGTTAGAAGCCCGAGCTCTACTCATTGCCTGCTCAGCTGGGACAACCCTAGTATTTTCTCACTTAGTCGTAAATGCGTGGAAATCCCCTTTGGGGCTGCGGGCGTTAATAGTATTCAGCTGGATTATATGTCTTTGGCTATGCCGAGGATATTTAAGTCATAGCTTTTCGATGTTTCCAACGGTTGTTTTGTCTTTGCTATGCGGGCTAGTCTCGATGAAGGCAAGTTATTTCGACAAGCTGAGTCCTACAGTTAAAGGTGCAAATACAAGAATTACGGGTCGAAATATGGTTGCTGGTCTTGGCTTGATGCTAGGACTGTCATTGTGGTTTAGAACGAGCAACATTCTCTTGGGTCCTCCTATAGTGGCTAGTCTACTATTTCCCCCCGTTACTCTAATTCAGAAGCACAGACAAGTGGGCGACCTGCAATCCTGGAGCGATTAAAGACTTTCTGGCATGAAAAAAGACTTTTGTCACGAAAGTTCTTGTCTCTAGCCAGCGGTTTCATTGCAGGCTTAATGCCATTGCTAACGAGCAATTTTATACTCAGTGGGAATATTTTATTCTCTAATTATCCCTCTTATGACAGGGCTCCAGTCAGTTCTATATGGTCTATTTACGGTAATCTTGAGACATTGTTTCTGCGGAGTGGGCCTGATTCACTCCTTCTCTTGCTTGCAGTTGTTGTACTCACAATATGTGAGATGCGGAGCCGTTCAATAGGGTTAAGGGATGCTTCTAACTATTGGAAGCTTACCGTTATTATCCTTGTCTGCAGCGCACTCCTGATTTCGCTTAAAACTGTAATTGCATCTTATTATGTAGCCTCTGTGGCTTTTTTCTACCTGGCACATGGCCTCACCTGGCTCACTGATTCGCTCGCTTATCGGAAGAAGGATGGGCCTCGTTCGGGCGTAATATGCGGAATTGTATTAGCAGTGAGCGTTATCACCATCGTTCCATATATTCCCTCGCTATCTCATGTTGTAGATAACACAATTACTCAAGAGGAAATCCCTTTTCTAGAAAGCCTTAGATCTGAAGATATCGTGGTGTGGTCAGACGAAGAGTCTGGTTATCTGTATTACAGATTCGGGATTCTGGGCTTATGGCATACACGCATGAGTAGTGAGTTATCACAATCGATCATGTGTATTTTGAATCGTAATGGCTATAAACAATATCTTGAAGGCCCAATTGGTCAAAGGAAGCTTCCAGGCAATAACAAGCTTTATGCTTTAGGCGAGCCAATTGATAATAGTGCGATAGAAGTGCGTGAAATCATATCAAAGGGTGGCCTTTGTCCGGGATAGCAGTCTTCTCAGAAATGACTTCGGATAATTTTTTCGAGGTGCTACTCCAATTGAAGCTACGTGAATGTTTAGCACCTCTAAGACGCAGATTAGATTGCTCATATTCTGACAATAGGATTTTAGTTATTGAGTCAACTAAGTCGGATACTGAATACGGATCAATCAATATTGCGGCGTTGTTAGCTACTTCTTGAGTTCCTGATCCATAGCTGGTAATAACAGGACAACCACAAGCCATTGCTTCAAGGATCGGGAGGCCAAAGCCCTCCCAAAGGCTCGGATAAACAAAAGCACAGGCTCCTCTATACCAGTTGGGAAGATCTGCATAAGGTACATAGCTCTTGAAAATTACTCTATCCGACAGATTTAAATCGGCAACCAAATTTCGAAGTCGGATGGTCTGAGCTGGATGAGGCTTACCCAACAAAAGCAAATCAACATCTGGAAATTGATGCGCAATTGAATTAAAGGCTTGTATTAGACGCTTTAGGTTTTTATGGGGATAGGCCTGCCCAATATGGAGCAGATAGGGGCGATGATGAAGACGCTTAAAGGACTCCGAAAAATAGAAATGCTCAGGATCATAACCAAGAGGTGTCACAGTAATCTTGTCTTGTGATACACCTATGCATCGGCTTATTTCAGCAGCAGTAAACTCAGAATTCGTGAAGATATGGGTACATTGTCTGAGGAGCGGTGGAACCCAGCTTCTGAAATAAAGTGTCTGCATTGAGCACTCCGGGTGAATTAAAGGTCTTAAGTCATGGACCATTAGGATCTGAGGAACAGCCTGATCACCGAGATAACCCTCGGGAGCAGGGGTAAATATGAGATCGGCCTGATATTTCTTAGCCAGCTTTGGTAGCTGCGTCTGAGTCCAGGCCAGCCGCTTCAAACGATCTTTACTGCCTCCAGAGCCACCACCAGGAATCAAGATATGCTCAAAATTCTGAAGTGCCGGTAAAACAGCATTGGCATAAATTCCAATTCCTGTTGGCTGAAACAGAACGGGCTTGTAATTCAGAAGCAGCATGGTATCAAGTCAGGCCAATCAAACGACGGCGGCTATATTTCAGCCAATTAAGAATCCAACATACAGCGCTCCAAAAGAAGTTGAGATGACGAGTCTGTGCGCGAAATGTTTCAGCATACACAGCACCAATCCTGGTGTGACTCACCCCCGCCTGAACAATCTTTAAAACAGAAGTTGGAGCGTGAATAGATCGTACTTCTGGTGTCAGACGCAAAAACCATTCATAGTCACCACAGATTTTAAAGCTAGAATCAAACAAACCAAATCGCTCAAACAAGACACGACGTACAAGCATTCCCGGATGCGCAATATTCATCGACTCCCGCATCCGTCTCCAATTCCAGGCGGAACCCCAGTCCCTTAAAAAATGACCATCTGAAGAATAGTAGGCGTTCCGGCAGGTAATCAATTCTGCAGACGAGCGCGTCAGATCAAGCAGCTGCTGCAAGCTCTCAGGGCTAACAAAGATGTCATCGGCACCGATAAAACAAAGATAATCCCCTTCCGCCAACTTGATTCCTCGGTTCCAGGCGTCATAGATCCCTGCATCAGTCTGAGAGCTA
This DNA window, taken from Synechococcus sp. LTW-R, encodes the following:
- a CDS encoding glycosyltransferase family 1 protein; the encoded protein is MLLLNYKPVLFQPTGIGIYANAVLPALQNFEHILIPGGGSGGSKDRLKRLAWTQTQLPKLAKKYQADLIFTPAPEGYLGDQAVPQILMVHDLRPLIHPECSMQTLYFRSWVPPLLRQCTHIFTNSEFTAAEISRCIGVSQDKITVTPLGYDPEHFYFSESFKRLHHRPYLLHIGQAYPHKNLKRLIQAFNSIAHQFPDVDLLLLGKPHPAQTIRLRNLVADLNLSDRVIFKSYVPYADLPNWYRGACAFVYPSLWEGFGLPILEAMACGCPVITSYGSGTQEVANNAAILIDPYSVSDLVDSITKILLSEYEQSNLRLRGAKHSRSFNWSSTSKKLSEVISEKTAIPDKGHPLI
- a CDS encoding glycosyltransferase, producing the protein MGTQERVAAPKISILMATWNCSSLLATFFRSLEEQSTGDWELLILDNCSFDGLPQLVRQYQAAHPDQLIRFSSQTDAGIYDAWNRGIKLAEGDYLCFIGADDIFVSPESLQQLLDLTRSSAELITCRNAYYSSDGHFLRDWGSAWNWRRMRESMNIAHPGMLVRRVLFERFGLFDSSFKICGDYEWFLRLTPEVRSIHAPTSVLKIVQAGVSHTRIGAVYAETFRAQTRHLNFFWSAVCWILNWLKYSRRRLIGLT